The Nitrososphaerota archaeon genome has a segment encoding these proteins:
- a CDS encoding iron chelate uptake ABC transporter family permease subunit, translated as MRVLGEQLRESYSRRIIGWKKTLIILAVILACTAIASLNIGFSRIPFQKIIAVFLQVLPNSSQFLPEPSPAETVILLQVRLPRILAGILVGIALSAGGVVFQAIFRNPMADPYVLGVSSGAALGGVVAIAFGFGAILFGAFVVPAMAFSGAALASIAVYRLARTRGATPAMALLLSGVAISVVLSSLVTLTLFLANPYNQLQAIVFWLIGSLASMSWAEVIVTAPLILIPAILLNFFARDLNIMLLGEEEAVHLGVSPESLKKVVLLLTSLGVASAVAISGIIGFVGLIVPHIMRLVVGPDHRILLPASMLTGAIYLVTFDAVSRVIYLPSELPVGVVTALVGGPFFLYLLQRKKGSYRI; from the coding sequence TTGAGGGTTTTGGGCGAGCAACTCAGGGAAAGCTATTCCAGGCGTATCATAGGCTGGAAGAAGACGTTAATAATCTTAGCAGTAATTCTTGCTTGCACAGCGATTGCCAGTTTGAACATTGGTTTCTCCAGAATACCCTTCCAGAAAATCATAGCAGTATTTTTGCAAGTTCTTCCCAACTCAAGTCAGTTTCTTCCTGAACCGTCTCCCGCTGAGACTGTAATCTTGCTACAGGTTAGACTACCAAGGATACTTGCAGGTATTTTGGTAGGGATTGCGTTATCAGCTGGAGGCGTAGTATTTCAGGCTATATTCAGGAATCCTATGGCAGATCCTTACGTGCTAGGAGTTTCTTCAGGCGCTGCTCTTGGAGGGGTAGTCGCTATCGCTTTTGGCTTTGGAGCTATTCTGTTCGGTGCCTTTGTAGTACCCGCGATGGCATTTTCTGGAGCGGCCCTTGCATCGATTGCTGTATACAGATTGGCTAGGACTAGAGGGGCGACGCCTGCTATGGCACTGTTATTATCAGGTGTAGCTATTAGCGTTGTTTTGTCGTCCTTGGTTACCCTGACACTTTTTCTTGCAAATCCTTACAATCAGCTGCAGGCAATAGTATTCTGGCTAATCGGGAGCCTTGCTTCCATGTCTTGGGCAGAGGTAATTGTGACCGCTCCACTAATACTGATACCAGCGATACTGCTAAACTTCTTTGCAAGAGATCTTAACATTATGCTTCTTGGTGAGGAGGAGGCTGTACATCTGGGAGTCAGCCCTGAATCCCTTAAGAAAGTGGTTCTGCTTCTCACGTCGTTGGGAGTTGCTTCTGCTGTGGCTATAAGCGGCATCATCGGGTTCGTAGGTCTGATCGTCCCGCACATTATGCGGCTCGTTGTTGGCCCTGATCATAGAATATTGTTACCTGCATCAATGCTTACAGGAGCGATATATCTGGTAACTTTTGATGCTGTCAGCAGAGTAATTTACCTTCCATCAGAACTGCCAGTCGGTGTAGTAACTGCACTTGTTGGGGGACCATTTTTCCTGTACCTCCTGCAGAGGAAAAAGGGAAGCTATAGAATTTAG
- a CDS encoding ABC transporter ATP-binding protein, whose amino-acid sequence MGVIIVNDVDCYYDSSKVLENVRLDIKRGDFVGIIGPNGSGKTTLLRAIGGVLSPRKGTVYVENDDVSKISKLKLAKKMAAVPQDTNVLFDFTAFDMVMMGRNPHVDRLRFESEKDVQIVKRAMELTDSLQFADRPIRHLSAGERQRVAIARALAQEPEIIMLDEPTSHLDISFQLETMELLLELSEREKLTVISVFHDLNLAAAYCKKLLLLKEGRVIAYGNGSDVLKSEIIRDAYGVDVEIRNHPLTGSPYVVPLSRAFHKGSKKNLKVHVICGGGTGSALFRLLSKEGYDVSAGVLSWPDFDYEYASALGIDIVGEAPFCPVGEQSHKENLARIRDADAVILTDMPVSTGNIKNLEAFKVAVSEGKFAISVSETSPEKRDFAGGRAVQLLNEIYSTNVILVPDVRSTIKALLNK is encoded by the coding sequence ATGGGCGTAATAATTGTTAACGATGTTGACTGCTACTATGATTCCTCTAAGGTGCTTGAGAATGTCAGGTTGGATATAAAGAGAGGAGACTTTGTAGGCATTATAGGTCCAAACGGGTCGGGGAAGACTACACTACTTAGAGCCATAGGCGGAGTGCTAAGCCCAAGAAAAGGTACAGTTTATGTTGAAAACGACGATGTCAGTAAGATTAGCAAATTGAAACTTGCCAAGAAGATGGCTGCGGTTCCCCAGGACACGAACGTCTTATTCGACTTTACTGCCTTTGATATGGTAATGATGGGAAGGAACCCACATGTTGACAGGTTAAGGTTCGAAAGCGAGAAGGATGTCCAGATAGTCAAGAGAGCCATGGAACTTACAGATTCTTTGCAGTTTGCAGACCGTCCTATAAGGCATTTGAGCGCAGGGGAACGACAGAGGGTCGCTATTGCAAGAGCCTTGGCGCAGGAACCGGAAATAATAATGCTTGACGAACCTACTAGCCACCTTGACATTAGTTTTCAATTAGAAACTATGGAGCTCCTGCTCGAACTCTCGGAGAGAGAGAAACTTACTGTGATATCAGTATTCCATGATCTAAACCTTGCAGCAGCGTACTGCAAGAAGCTTTTGTTGCTGAAAGAAGGGAGAGTCATAGCATATGGCAATGGTTCGGATGTATTGAAGTCTGAAATCATCAGAGATGCTTACGGCGTTGATGTTGAAATAAGGAACCATCCCCTTACTGGCTCACCGTATGTCGTCCCGCTTTCCAGAGCATTTCACAAAGGCAGCAAAAAGAACCTGAAGGTACATGTAATATGTGGTGGAGGAACGGGCTCAGCATTGTTCAGACTACTTTCTAAAGAGGGCTACGATGTTAGTGCTGGGGTATTGAGCTGGCCCGATTTTGATTATGAGTATGCCAGCGCTCTTGGGATTGATATTGTAGGGGAAGCGCCATTCTGCCCAGTAGGAGAGCAGTCTCACAAAGAGAACCTTGCTAGGATTAGGGATGCTGATGCCGTGATACTTACCGATATGCCTGTAAGCACTGGGAACATAAAGAACCTCGAAGCCTTCAAGGTAGCTGTTTCTGAAGGCAAGTTTGCCATTAGTGTTAGTGAAACATCACCAGAAAAAAGAGATTTTGCTGGAGGTAGAGCAGTCCAACTACTAAATGAAATTTACAGTACGAATGTCATACTCGTTCCAGATGT